A genomic stretch from Mauremys mutica isolate MM-2020 ecotype Southern chromosome 18, ASM2049712v1, whole genome shotgun sequence includes:
- the CRAT gene encoding carnitine O-acetyltransferase isoform X1, whose protein sequence is MHGAMLAFVARRMAKPSGWLKPVALKKLTGRYLAHQEGLPCLPVPPLQQTLDRYLLALQPIISEEEWTHTKGLVDEFRKPGGVGERLQKSLERRARKTENWLSDWWLKTAYLEYRLPVVVHSSPGVVLPKQDFVDQQGQLRFAAKLIEGILDFKTMTDNETLPVEYLGGKPLCMNQYYQIFSSCRIPGPKHDSVVNYAKGKKSPLHITVVHNFQFFELDVYSSDGSPLTTDQIFIQLEKIWNTSLQTNKEPIGILTTNHRNSWAKAYNHLIKDKTNKESVRSIEKSIFTVCLDSPIPRVSDDIYRSRMAAQMLHGGGSRWNSGNRWFDKTLQFIVAEDGSCGLVYEHAPSEGPPIVALLDHIVEYTKKPELVRSPMIPLPMPKKLRFNITPEIKNDIEKAKQNLNIMVQDLDIKVMVFHHFGKNFPKLEKISPDAFIQMALQLAYYRMYGQVCATYESASLRMFRLGRTDTIRSTSVDSLKFVQAMDNPSKQNQEKVELLRRATQAHRAYTDMAIKGNAIDRHLLGMKLQAIEDLVSMPELFMDTAYAVAMHFNLSTSQVPAKTDCVMCFGPVVPDGYGVCYNPMADHINFAMSAYNSCAETNAARLAHYLEKALLDMRLLLQSTPKSKL, encoded by the exons ATGCACGGGGCTATGCTGGCCTTCGTAGCAAGGAGAATG GCAAAGCCATCTGGCTGGCTAAAGCCGGTGGCCTTGAAGAAGCTCACAGGCAGATACTTAGCCCACCAAGAGGGACTGCCGTGTCTGCCGGTGCCGCCCCTTCAGCAGACCCTGGATCGCTACCTGCTGGCTCTGCAGCCCATCATCAGCGAGGAGGAATGGACCCACACCAAGGGGCTGGTGGATGAGTTCCGGAAACCAGGCGGCGTTGGGGAAAGGCTTCAGAAGAGCCTGGAGAGGAGAGCCAGGAAAACTGAGAACTGG CTCTCTGACTGGTGGCTGAAGACGGCTTACCTCGAATACCGCCTGCCGGTTGTGGTTCACTCCAGCCCTGGCGTGGTTTTACCTAAACAGGATTTTGTGGATCAGCAAGGCCAGCTCAG GTTTGCTGCCAAGCTGATCGAGGGCATCCTGGATTTCAAGACCATGACTGACAA TGAGACCTTGCCAGTGGAATACCTGGGTGGGAAACCTCTTTGCATGAACCAATACTACCAGATCTTTTCATCCTGTCGCATCCCGGGCCCGAAGCACGACTCCGTTGTGAACTACGCCAAAGGAAAAAAGTCGCCCTTGCACATCACTGTGGTTCACAACTTCCAG TTCTTTGAGCTGGATGTTTACAGCAGCGATGGGAGCCCCCTCACCACCGATCAGATCTTCATCCAGCTGGAGAAGATCTGGAACACCTCCCTCCAAACAAACAAGGAGCCAATTGGGATCCTCACTACCAACCACCGAAACAGCTGGGCCAAGGCCTACAACCACCTCATCAAAG acaaaaccaacaaggagtcaGTGCGTTCAATCGAGAAGAGCATTTTCACTGTCTGCCTGGATTCACCCATTCCCCGGGTGTCTGACGACATCTACAGGAGCCGGATGGCAGCTCAGATGCTGCACGGTGGAGGCAGTCGCTGGAACAGTGGGAACCGATGGTTTGACAAAACCCTTCAG TTTATCGTTGCTGAGGACGGCTCCTGTGGCCTGGTGTATGAGCACGCTCCCTCGGAGGGCCCGCCCATCGTTGCCCTTCTGGATCACATCGTGGAGTACAC GAAGAAACCAGAGCTGGTGAGATCACCCATGATTCCTCTGCCAATGCCCAAGAAGCTACGGTTTAACATCACCCCAGAAATCAAGAATGACATAGAGAAGGCAAAGCAGAACCTCAACAT AATGGTGCAAGATCTGGACATCAAGGTGATGGTCTTTCACCACTTTGGGAAAAACTTCCCCAAGTTGGAGAAGATAAGTCCAGATGCTTTTATTCAGATGGCCCTGCAGCTGGCTTATTATAG GATGTATGGCCAGGTCTGTGCTACATATGAGAGTGCCTCACTGAGGATGTTCCGCCTGGGTCGGACAGACACCATCCGGTCTACCTCCGTGGACTCTCTGAAGTTTGTGCAGGCAATGGACAACCCTAGCAAGCAG AACCAGGAGAAGGTGGAACTGCTGAGGAGAGCTACGCAGGCACACAGAGCTTACACAGATATG GCAATAAAGGGGAATGCAATAGACCGTCATCTGCTAGGCATGAAGCTTCAAGCCATTGAGGATCTAGTGAGCATGCCGGAACTGTTCATGGATACAGCCTATGCCGTTGCCATGCACTTCAACCTCTCAACCAGCCAG GTCCCAGCAAAGACAGATTGTGTGATGTGCTTTGGTCCAGTGGTTCCAGATGGCTATGGAGTCTGCTATAACCCTATGGCTGACCACATCAACTTTGCAATGTCGGCGTATAACAGCTGTGCCGAAACCAATGCAGCCCGCCTGGCACATTACCTGGAGAAGGCGCTACTGGACATGCGTCTCCTGCTCCAATCCACTCCCAAATCAAAATTGTAA
- the CRAT gene encoding carnitine O-acetyltransferase isoform X2 yields MERKQQSEKAKPSGWLKPVALKKLTGRYLAHQEGLPCLPVPPLQQTLDRYLLALQPIISEEEWTHTKGLVDEFRKPGGVGERLQKSLERRARKTENWLSDWWLKTAYLEYRLPVVVHSSPGVVLPKQDFVDQQGQLRFAAKLIEGILDFKTMTDNETLPVEYLGGKPLCMNQYYQIFSSCRIPGPKHDSVVNYAKGKKSPLHITVVHNFQFFELDVYSSDGSPLTTDQIFIQLEKIWNTSLQTNKEPIGILTTNHRNSWAKAYNHLIKDKTNKESVRSIEKSIFTVCLDSPIPRVSDDIYRSRMAAQMLHGGGSRWNSGNRWFDKTLQFIVAEDGSCGLVYEHAPSEGPPIVALLDHIVEYTKKPELVRSPMIPLPMPKKLRFNITPEIKNDIEKAKQNLNIMVQDLDIKVMVFHHFGKNFPKLEKISPDAFIQMALQLAYYRMYGQVCATYESASLRMFRLGRTDTIRSTSVDSLKFVQAMDNPSKQNQEKVELLRRATQAHRAYTDMAIKGNAIDRHLLGMKLQAIEDLVSMPELFMDTAYAVAMHFNLSTSQVPAKTDCVMCFGPVVPDGYGVCYNPMADHINFAMSAYNSCAETNAARLAHYLEKALLDMRLLLQSTPKSKL; encoded by the exons ATGGAGAGGAAGCAGCAGTCAGAGAAG GCAAAGCCATCTGGCTGGCTAAAGCCGGTGGCCTTGAAGAAGCTCACAGGCAGATACTTAGCCCACCAAGAGGGACTGCCGTGTCTGCCGGTGCCGCCCCTTCAGCAGACCCTGGATCGCTACCTGCTGGCTCTGCAGCCCATCATCAGCGAGGAGGAATGGACCCACACCAAGGGGCTGGTGGATGAGTTCCGGAAACCAGGCGGCGTTGGGGAAAGGCTTCAGAAGAGCCTGGAGAGGAGAGCCAGGAAAACTGAGAACTGG CTCTCTGACTGGTGGCTGAAGACGGCTTACCTCGAATACCGCCTGCCGGTTGTGGTTCACTCCAGCCCTGGCGTGGTTTTACCTAAACAGGATTTTGTGGATCAGCAAGGCCAGCTCAG GTTTGCTGCCAAGCTGATCGAGGGCATCCTGGATTTCAAGACCATGACTGACAA TGAGACCTTGCCAGTGGAATACCTGGGTGGGAAACCTCTTTGCATGAACCAATACTACCAGATCTTTTCATCCTGTCGCATCCCGGGCCCGAAGCACGACTCCGTTGTGAACTACGCCAAAGGAAAAAAGTCGCCCTTGCACATCACTGTGGTTCACAACTTCCAG TTCTTTGAGCTGGATGTTTACAGCAGCGATGGGAGCCCCCTCACCACCGATCAGATCTTCATCCAGCTGGAGAAGATCTGGAACACCTCCCTCCAAACAAACAAGGAGCCAATTGGGATCCTCACTACCAACCACCGAAACAGCTGGGCCAAGGCCTACAACCACCTCATCAAAG acaaaaccaacaaggagtcaGTGCGTTCAATCGAGAAGAGCATTTTCACTGTCTGCCTGGATTCACCCATTCCCCGGGTGTCTGACGACATCTACAGGAGCCGGATGGCAGCTCAGATGCTGCACGGTGGAGGCAGTCGCTGGAACAGTGGGAACCGATGGTTTGACAAAACCCTTCAG TTTATCGTTGCTGAGGACGGCTCCTGTGGCCTGGTGTATGAGCACGCTCCCTCGGAGGGCCCGCCCATCGTTGCCCTTCTGGATCACATCGTGGAGTACAC GAAGAAACCAGAGCTGGTGAGATCACCCATGATTCCTCTGCCAATGCCCAAGAAGCTACGGTTTAACATCACCCCAGAAATCAAGAATGACATAGAGAAGGCAAAGCAGAACCTCAACAT AATGGTGCAAGATCTGGACATCAAGGTGATGGTCTTTCACCACTTTGGGAAAAACTTCCCCAAGTTGGAGAAGATAAGTCCAGATGCTTTTATTCAGATGGCCCTGCAGCTGGCTTATTATAG GATGTATGGCCAGGTCTGTGCTACATATGAGAGTGCCTCACTGAGGATGTTCCGCCTGGGTCGGACAGACACCATCCGGTCTACCTCCGTGGACTCTCTGAAGTTTGTGCAGGCAATGGACAACCCTAGCAAGCAG AACCAGGAGAAGGTGGAACTGCTGAGGAGAGCTACGCAGGCACACAGAGCTTACACAGATATG GCAATAAAGGGGAATGCAATAGACCGTCATCTGCTAGGCATGAAGCTTCAAGCCATTGAGGATCTAGTGAGCATGCCGGAACTGTTCATGGATACAGCCTATGCCGTTGCCATGCACTTCAACCTCTCAACCAGCCAG GTCCCAGCAAAGACAGATTGTGTGATGTGCTTTGGTCCAGTGGTTCCAGATGGCTATGGAGTCTGCTATAACCCTATGGCTGACCACATCAACTTTGCAATGTCGGCGTATAACAGCTGTGCCGAAACCAATGCAGCCCGCCTGGCACATTACCTGGAGAAGGCGCTACTGGACATGCGTCTCCTGCTCCAATCCACTCCCAAATCAAAATTGTAA